The Gloeobacter morelensis MG652769 genome contains the following window.
AATCTTTGTCGTGGAAGGCGGGAGCGAACGGCTGATCGACAGCCTTGCTGCATCCCTGCCGGGTCAGATCCACACCCGGATGGCCCTCACCCGGCTTGCAAAAATCGAGCAAAAGTACCGTTTGAGCTTTGCCGGTGGTCAAACGCGCGAGGTGGATTTTGTGATCGTTGCCGTCCCGGTCAATGGACTCAAAAAGATCGATCTCCAGGTGCCGCTACCACCCGCCTTCAGGCGCTTCATTGAGGAAGTGAGCCTGGGCTTCAACGAAAAACTCTTCGCCGGGTTCGCCGAGCGCGTCTGGCGTCAGGAGGAAGGATTTGTCGCCGAGGTGTGGACGGATCTGGGTTTCTCGCAAGTTTGGGAGGACACCCAGCGCCAACCGGCCAGCCGCGAGGCGGCGCTGACTTTCTTTATGGGTGCTCGGGAAGTTGCCGCGACCCGGTCGCTTGGAGCGCAAGCTTTGGGAAATGCTTTTTTGCAGCGCTTCGAGGCGGTGGTGGATGGTGCCCAGGCCGCAGCCAGCGGCCAGTTCGCGCGCACCCGCTGGAATCAAGATCCCTGGATCGGCGGCGGGTACACCAACTTCAAGCCCGGGCAACTCACGGAGTTTGGCGGTTTTCTCTACATCGAATCGGTGATCCCCGCTTTCCGGCAAGATGTCAATTTCGGCAACCTCATCTTTGCCGGGGAGCACCTGAGCGACGAGTTCTACGGCTTTATGAACGGGGCGGCCCAGACCGGCCGACTTGCAGCCCAGGTCGTCCTTCACCAGGTACAGGAGGGTCAGCTTGCCAGTGGGAAACCGACGAGTGCGGCTTAAACCTCCAAGTCTATGGGTGTACAAAGCAGACAGCCTATGCTGATTGCGATTCAGTAATTTGTCGTGCGCCAAAGAGTTGCGCCACAGCCGGCTTGGTGACTTTTCCCATCGCATTGCGGGGTAATTCTTCGACGCTCAGAATTCGGGTCGGCACTTTGTAAACTGCTAGATATTCTTTTGCCCAGCTGCGGAAAGGTTCTAGCGCCAAACTACAGCCTGATTTGAGGACCAATGCCGCACAGACCCGCTCTCCCCACTCCGGATCGCCCACCCCAACCACGGCACATTCCTGAATATCGGGATGGGCGCGCAGGACTTCCTCAATTTCCAGAGCCGAAACCTTGTAGCCTCCGGTTTTGATAATATCGACGCTGATCCGACCCAAAATGCGGTAGCCATCTTGCTCAACGACTGCGAGATCCCCCGTGCAAAACCAGCCGTCTTGAAAGGCTTTGGCGGTAGCTTCCGGTTTGTGCCAGTATTCCAAAAATACCCCCGGACCTTTCACCTGGATTTCTCCGGGCGTTCCTGCCGGAACAGGAACCCCACTTTCATCCACCAATCGCACTTCCACCTGGGGCAACGGCACTCCGACACAGCCTGCCCGCCGTTGACCGTGGAGCGGGTTCGAGAGTGCCATGCCGATTTCGGTCATGCCGTAGCGCTCCAGCAGGAAGTGGCCGCTGATGTTCCTCCATCGTTCTAAAACTTGAACGGGTAGGGCGGCCGAGCCGCTTACCATCAATCGCATCCCGGCACAGCCTTTGGACAGAGCCATCTGCCGGTCGCTGGCGGTTTTTTCCCAGGCCGCAATCAGTTTTGTGTAGATGGTGGGAACTGCCATAAATAGAGTCAGGTTTTCCTCGCAAATGCGTTTCCAGACAGCCTCAGCCTCAAATTTGCTGAGCATGTGGCACTCGGCTCCGGCCCACAGCGCGCAAGTCAACACATTGACGATGCCATGAATATGATGGAGCGGCAGGACATGCAAGATGCGATCGCCGGATGTCCACTCCCAGGCTGCAATCAGGCTG
Protein-coding sequences here:
- a CDS encoding flavin monoamine oxidase family protein, with protein sequence MSRRGFIVSATAAGVLSAASTGGAAPDFAQNQSPSIAIVGAGIAGLNAAYQLKKLGLKADVYEAKAFVGGRIQSNKNAVSPGLIVELGGAFINSNHRDLLTLAQEFNLPLFNRAKDAQRFPLPETGYYFDGQNRPESEVAEKLRSLAEQIAKDAALLDEDFDTFAPRFDRLSVTQYLDIHADKIADPFIRTLIENSIRTEYGVEPQESSALQLLFNLPVVDGEDVEVLGSSDEIFVVEGGSERLIDSLAASLPGQIHTRMALTRLAKIEQKYRLSFAGGQTREVDFVIVAVPVNGLKKIDLQVPLPPAFRRFIEEVSLGFNEKLFAGFAERVWRQEEGFVAEVWTDLGFSQVWEDTQRQPASREAALTFFMGAREVAATRSLGAQALGNAFLQRFEAVVDGAQAAASGQFARTRWNQDPWIGGGYTNFKPGQLTEFGGFLYIESVIPAFRQDVNFGNLIFAGEHLSDEFYGFMNGAAQTGRLAAQVVLHQVQEGQLASGKPTSAA
- a CDS encoding acyl-CoA synthetase; its protein translation is MNLPLVHRAYEHGPRTAIVTADGQFTYQDLLRLSGQVATRLLGGADDLWEQRVAFLVPAGFEYVATQWGIWRAGGIAVPLCVSHPRPELEYVIIDSGASIVITHPSFEALLRPIAEAHQLRFILTSDPLPSDIGQLAEVDATRRALILYTSGTTGKPKGVVTTHGNIQAQVTSLIAAWEWTSGDRILHVLPLHHIHGIVNVLTCALWAGAECHMLSKFEAEAVWKRICEENLTLFMAVPTIYTKLIAAWEKTASDRQMALSKGCAGMRLMVSGSAALPVQVLERWRNISGHFLLERYGMTEIGMALSNPLHGQRRAGCVGVPLPQVEVRLVDESGVPVPAGTPGEIQVKGPGVFLEYWHKPEATAKAFQDGWFCTGDLAVVEQDGYRILGRISVDIIKTGGYKVSALEIEEVLRAHPDIQECAVVGVGDPEWGERVCAALVLKSGCSLALEPFRSWAKEYLAVYKVPTRILSVEELPRNAMGKVTKPAVAQLFGARQITESQSA